Proteins from a single region of Scleropages formosus chromosome 22, fSclFor1.1, whole genome shotgun sequence:
- the LOC108930484 gene encoding CTTNBP2 N-terminal-like protein isoform X1, with protein sequence MDVENLSKSELLTLFSVLEGELEAQDVVIEVLKAQQRDAFVEERYGTYDPSDPFLALHRDKEMALGPDPKNRPPPGLAPYPSPLAVLQLVVTHCKKMQQKMLAQLAAAESRHRKVIADLEEEKRRHAQDTADGDDVTYMLEKERERLVQQLEFEKAQVRRLDKEQRRLSIQAEEERVQHRKLSASLAKECQRAAARAVELNRELEEERMVTRDLRAHLEEERIAAQDLRAQLEEEHMATWSLRAQLEEERNRLRAPSEEQHELLQMQLQQEKRCYQELLAELEGHKEEGSRPGGAQGQVSITFVASQTEEGNDQTLDTSASFTMNGHHVQVETDASSEKHIKENGHESVVLRSPISFHSGLSPSTSGSSPCSSPVLAKKPVSYQSSYQAGINQRFHAARHKFQGSSGEEVLGSSTVRTPWDMSPSDAPAEPGTVKQLARHTVTQVLSRFTCQQSSPKPASPSSSPFGTDYRNLATASPVASKFPSSLPHGVKSPTLSRTERGNPPPIPPKKPGLAQCPASPRLMSRTSHFPELSSTCGLSSSQEDTKERGLVMSSTS encoded by the exons GCCCAGCAGCGGGATGCATTTGTGGAGGAGCGCTATGGAACGTATGACCCCAGCGATCCCTTCCTTGCCCTTCACAGAGACAAGGAGATGGCATTGGGGCCAGATCCCAAGAACAGGCCTCCCCCAGGCCTTGCTCCTTATCCCAGTCCCCTGGCTGTGTTACAGCTGGTGGTGACCCACTGCAAAAAGATGCAACAAAAAATGCTGGCCCAACTGGCTGCTGCTGAGAGCCGCCACAGGAAA GTCATTGCAGacttggaggaggagaagcggaGACATGCCCAGGACACGGCAGACGGGGACGACGTCACATACatgctggagaaggagagagagcgcCTCGTGCAGCAG ctggAATTTGAGAAGGCTCAGGTCCGTCGTCTAGACAAGGAGCAGAGGCGCCTCTCCATACAGGCAGAGGAGGAGCGGGTGCAGCATCGAAAGCTCTCTGCTTCCCTGGCCAAGGAGTGCCAGCGAGCAGCAGCTCGGGCTGTGGAGCTTAACCGTGAGCTGGAAGAGGAGCGCATGGTGACTCGAGACTTGAGGGCACACCTGGAGGAGGAGCGAATTGCAGCTCAGGACCTGAGggcacagctggaggaggagcacaTGGCAACTTGGAGCCTGAGggcacagctggaggaggagcgcaACCGGCTGAGGGCTCCATCTGAGGAGCAACATGAGCTCTTGCAaatgcagctgcagcaggaaaaGAGATGTTACCAGGAGCTGctggcagagctggaggggcACAAGGAAGAGGGATCCAGGCCAGGGGGGGCTCAAGGTCAAGTCAGCATCACGTTCGTTGCCAGCCAGACTGAGGAAGGAAATGATCAGACTCTTGACACATCTGCCAGCTTCACAATGAATGGGCACCATGTCCAGGTGGAGACAGACGCCTCCAGTGAGAAGCACATCAAGGAGAATGGCCATGAAAGCGTGGTCCTGCGCTCACCTATCTCTTTCCACTCAGGCCTGTCCCCCAGCACCAGTGGCTCTTCCCCCTGTTCATCCCCAGTCTTGGCCAAGAAGCCGGTCAGCTATCAGTCTTCTTATCAGGCTGGAATTAACCAGCGCTTCCATGCTGCACGGCACAAGTTTCAGGGCTCCTCGGGAGAGGAGGTGCTGGGGAGTAGCACTGTACGCACCCCCTGGGACATGTCCCCCAGTGATGCACCGGCTGAGCCTGGCACAGTTAAGCAGCTGGCCCGCCATACTGTCACCCAAGTCCTGTCACGCTTCACCTGCCAGCAGAGTAGTCCCAAGCCGGCCTCTCCCAGCAGTTCTCCATTTGGCACTGATTATCGAAACCTGGCCACAGCATCCCCTGTAGCTTCGAAGTTTCCAAGCTCTTTGCCCCATGGAGTCAAGTCCCCCACTCTCTCACGCACAGAACGGGGCaacccaccccccatccccccgaAGAAGCCAGGCCTGGCCCAATGTCCAGCCTCACCTAGGCTCATGTCCCGGACCAGCCATTTCCCCGAGCTCTCCAGCACCTGTGGCCTGAGCAGCAGCCAGGAGGACACCAAAGAGCGAGGCCTGGTTATGTCCTCCACCAGCTAG
- the LOC108930484 gene encoding CTTNBP2 N-terminal-like protein isoform X2 has translation MALGPDPKNRPPPGLAPYPSPLAVLQLVVTHCKKMQQKMLAQLAAAESRHRKVIADLEEEKRRHAQDTADGDDVTYMLEKERERLVQQLEFEKAQVRRLDKEQRRLSIQAEEERVQHRKLSASLAKECQRAAARAVELNRELEEERMVTRDLRAHLEEERIAAQDLRAQLEEEHMATWSLRAQLEEERNRLRAPSEEQHELLQMQLQQEKRCYQELLAELEGHKEEGSRPGGAQGQVSITFVASQTEEGNDQTLDTSASFTMNGHHVQVETDASSEKHIKENGHESVVLRSPISFHSGLSPSTSGSSPCSSPVLAKKPVSYQSSYQAGINQRFHAARHKFQGSSGEEVLGSSTVRTPWDMSPSDAPAEPGTVKQLARHTVTQVLSRFTCQQSSPKPASPSSSPFGTDYRNLATASPVASKFPSSLPHGVKSPTLSRTERGNPPPIPPKKPGLAQCPASPRLMSRTSHFPELSSTCGLSSSQEDTKERGLVMSSTS, from the exons ATGGCATTGGGGCCAGATCCCAAGAACAGGCCTCCCCCAGGCCTTGCTCCTTATCCCAGTCCCCTGGCTGTGTTACAGCTGGTGGTGACCCACTGCAAAAAGATGCAACAAAAAATGCTGGCCCAACTGGCTGCTGCTGAGAGCCGCCACAGGAAA GTCATTGCAGacttggaggaggagaagcggaGACATGCCCAGGACACGGCAGACGGGGACGACGTCACATACatgctggagaaggagagagagcgcCTCGTGCAGCAG ctggAATTTGAGAAGGCTCAGGTCCGTCGTCTAGACAAGGAGCAGAGGCGCCTCTCCATACAGGCAGAGGAGGAGCGGGTGCAGCATCGAAAGCTCTCTGCTTCCCTGGCCAAGGAGTGCCAGCGAGCAGCAGCTCGGGCTGTGGAGCTTAACCGTGAGCTGGAAGAGGAGCGCATGGTGACTCGAGACTTGAGGGCACACCTGGAGGAGGAGCGAATTGCAGCTCAGGACCTGAGggcacagctggaggaggagcacaTGGCAACTTGGAGCCTGAGggcacagctggaggaggagcgcaACCGGCTGAGGGCTCCATCTGAGGAGCAACATGAGCTCTTGCAaatgcagctgcagcaggaaaaGAGATGTTACCAGGAGCTGctggcagagctggaggggcACAAGGAAGAGGGATCCAGGCCAGGGGGGGCTCAAGGTCAAGTCAGCATCACGTTCGTTGCCAGCCAGACTGAGGAAGGAAATGATCAGACTCTTGACACATCTGCCAGCTTCACAATGAATGGGCACCATGTCCAGGTGGAGACAGACGCCTCCAGTGAGAAGCACATCAAGGAGAATGGCCATGAAAGCGTGGTCCTGCGCTCACCTATCTCTTTCCACTCAGGCCTGTCCCCCAGCACCAGTGGCTCTTCCCCCTGTTCATCCCCAGTCTTGGCCAAGAAGCCGGTCAGCTATCAGTCTTCTTATCAGGCTGGAATTAACCAGCGCTTCCATGCTGCACGGCACAAGTTTCAGGGCTCCTCGGGAGAGGAGGTGCTGGGGAGTAGCACTGTACGCACCCCCTGGGACATGTCCCCCAGTGATGCACCGGCTGAGCCTGGCACAGTTAAGCAGCTGGCCCGCCATACTGTCACCCAAGTCCTGTCACGCTTCACCTGCCAGCAGAGTAGTCCCAAGCCGGCCTCTCCCAGCAGTTCTCCATTTGGCACTGATTATCGAAACCTGGCCACAGCATCCCCTGTAGCTTCGAAGTTTCCAAGCTCTTTGCCCCATGGAGTCAAGTCCCCCACTCTCTCACGCACAGAACGGGGCaacccaccccccatccccccgaAGAAGCCAGGCCTGGCCCAATGTCCAGCCTCACCTAGGCTCATGTCCCGGACCAGCCATTTCCCCGAGCTCTCCAGCACCTGTGGCCTGAGCAGCAGCCAGGAGGACACCAAAGAGCGAGGCCTGGTTATGTCCTCCACCAGCTAG